GTCCTCTGGACCCTATGAGGGCTTTCGTAGAGGACTGTAACCTTGTTTGACTTGATCTTCTCAATGATCTCCATCTGGGATTTCTGCTTCTTTGGAAAAAAACCATAAAAGGAAAACTCCTGCAAAGAGAACCCTGAACAGACAAGAGCAGACAGCATGGCTGATGCGCCAGGGACAGGAACTATCCTGATATCATTCTCAGCGGCAAGCTTCACAATATGATACCCCGGATCAGACAAAAGAGGAGTGCCTGAGTCAGAGACGAGAGCAATATCCAGGCCTGCCTTGAGAAGATTCAGGAGATGCTTTGACTTATGACGCTCGTTCTTGTCATGATAAGGCTCGAGCTTTGCACTGATGCTGAACCTTGCAAGGAGCTTGCGGGTCTGCCTTGTATCCTCGCAGGCGATCAATTGGACAGATCTGAGAACATCAAGGGCTCTCAGAGTGATGTCCTGCAGATTCCCTGTGGGTGTTGAGACGATGTAGAGTGTCATGCATCACCACTTGATTCGCCTTTCGTGACGCCGCTGCCGATTATGTGGGATATCCTTAAAGCTTCTGGAATCTTCGAACGTGTTGAGCAGACCTTAAGGAATTGGATTGCTTCTTTTGTGTCTATACCTGCAATCTGGCAATACACCCCACCAATATAATGTATAACTCCTGCACCTTCGATCATCTTCATCTTTTCCTCTCCATCTTTCAGATTCTTGAGCGCCTTCTTTATCTTCACCAAGTCAGGCTTGTTCCTTATCACCACGATCACAGGCAAAGAAGTCTCCTTGTTGAGCTGTTGAATATCAATAACATTGAATCCGGCAACAGCGATACCGTCAAGGAATATGCACTGGAGCTGAGGGCAGAACTTAGATGATCTGATCATCCTAATAATCTTTGATGTGGCATCAGAACCATCCACACTCACATAACAGGAGAGGACACCATCAAGAAAATCACCACCCCTGAACATGGTACCAATGACAAGAACCTTATCCTTCTGACCCTTATCAAAAGGAGAGTCATCAATTCCAATAACACGAATCTGGGATTTCATATCAATGATATTAGGGCTGTGATTTATATAGTTTAATAAACTATTTATATCCCCCCATATTAAAAGGGGATGGAGGGATAACATGAAAAAGATCATGATGATATTGGCGCTTATCCTCATTATCGGATGCACAGCGCCCACAGAAAACAGGACAAAAGATGATCAAATGCCCGGCAATGGGATAACAGCCAAAGAGGCATACCAAAAGATGCTCCCAGATGCACAAAAATGGAAATCAGATGCAGGACTTGTGCAAATAAACTCGCAATATGCAGACAAAGAAGGAAAATCCATACAATGGACAGCAGTGTTCTACTCACCATCAAGCGATGAAGGGTATATGTCATTATACATCAATGGGAGACTGCAGGCAAACCCCACACCATCAAGCGGATCCGCACATAAATACCATGTCTCTGGAGAATGGATAGACTCAGACAAGGTGACTGAAATTGCTGTATCAAAAATAGGGAATGAAGAGAAGGCATACCATCTGGCACTAAGCGACACGCCTGTTATATCAGGAGCAGACTGCAGGCCATGCTGGCAGGTCATGCAATCAGAATACATAATGAGCATCAAAGCAGACACAGGAGAAGTCATAGAATTAAGGGACACAAGCGTGCCACCACAATAATCATCCTCTTTTTTTAATCTTCTTCATTTCCTAAGCTTCCTGCAGAAGCACAAGAAACCAGTGTGGCCAATGGCCTTGTTATCGGGTCTGACCTTCTTCCCTTTAGCCTCCCAATCACGATGGATGAGCTCGACAGTCTTGAGATACAAGAATTCCGGATGCTTATCCAGCTCATCAAGGAAAGCAGTGACCTGGGTGATGCAAGGATTATAGATAACAAGGAAAGCGCCTGGCTTAAGAGCTTTTGAAGCATTTGCGAGCGCCCTGTGAGGCTCAGGAAGATCAAACACAATGAGATCAAGATTCTTCTGCCTGATCCTTTCGTAAACATCCTGCTTGATCACCTCAATATTCTTCATCCCCATGTAATCAACATTGTGCCTGACTGTGTCCAGATGATCATCCCTGATATCACAGGTATAGACTTTCTTCACATATCTCGCAAGGAAGACAGCAAGATAGCCAGAGCCTGCCCCTGCATCCAACACTTTGGACTCCCTGCCGACAAGCGTGGTGGCCAGGATGTAGCCGGCATCCTTGAGATGGATTATCTGGGCAGTGCGCTTCATCCTGGAATAATGATCCTTGAATCCTGGATCCAAAAAGAAGAACTTCTTGCCTATATTTGACTGCAGGGTGTCGCCAACTTCTGCCCCCTTCAATTCTTCCTTCCTCAAGACACCATAAGTTGTATGAATATCCTGATCAAGGTTAGTGAAGAATTTCCTGCCATCAGGGGTCATGACGAGATTCTTTGTCTGCTTCATCTTCGCCCCTTAGACAGACCATCAAGATCCTTGAACACCCTTGACTCATGAGAGGAAGCATAATCTTCAAGCAGAGAGACAAAAAGATGCTCGGGCCAGGCAGCATTGACAAGCTGCTCCCTGATCTCAATCTTTGAGTAACCAAGTTCGAGGCAATGCTGAACATAGATATGGAGATAATCAGCAACCTCATCAAAATCATGACCAGCATGACCAGCATATCTTGGCTCTTGCTCTCCGGGGACTACCTGATTGGCATGACCATAATGCGGTTGTTCTGGTTCAGCAGGCTTTGTGTGACCATAATGCGGAGACTCAGGCACAATCGGCTTGGCATGACCATGACTTGGGGATGGTGGCCTTCCAGAATATGCAGCTGACTCTGCAACCTCAAATCCAGTATAATCCTCAGCTTCAGGAGCAGTATCATACCTGCCTCTTGAATAATAGAAAAGCAGGCCGGCAGAGACAAGCACAATAAGCATTATCAGAGACAATACAGAGTAATTCCTCTCAAGAGGGATATCAGGATTCACGACAACAGCGCCGGTTATCGGAAGATGCTGGGAATTCTCCTGGAAAATACCTGATTCTTGACTATTCTCCAAAGGACCAGCTACAAGATCATCAAAAATACCACTCAAACCAGGGTTATCCCCATCATCCTGATCTGTTTCACCCACTGTGTAGAATGTGCCTCCTGAACCTCCGGATCCTGACGAACCGCCGGAAGAACCACCAGAGGAACCACCAGAACCTGATGTACCACCTGAACCCATATCCCTGGCAAGCACGAACAGCGAACTCAGCTTAGTGTTTATGTAAACCAAATAGCCCTCATCGAAATCAATCACACTGGGATCAGAGAAGAGTACGCCTGAAGAATAAACAGGAGAGACAGTGAAAGGCATCTGGAACACCACAAGATCAGGATCATGAGACCAGAAGCCGAAATACACATCCCCGTCATAATCCATATCGAATATCTGCGCATCTACAGGCACATACCTCCTGTTAGCACCAAGACTGAGCGCTGCAGAATCCAACATCGATATGTCATAGCCCCTTGAGAAGACATCGAACGACGGATACGACGAGAGATTTATGATACCGACAGACTGGACAAGGAATGTGGTGTTTACACCAGATATCGAAAGGTAAGCCTCCTCAAAAGGCACAAGCCTCTCGACCGGTCCTGATGCATTGAATGAATATGAATCCAGAGAGTACGGGTCAAGATAGACAAAGCCCAAAACAGCGTCTGTATCGATTCCGATGCTCTGGCCGACCGAAGTCGCGAACTCCACATATGAATCAGCGACATAACCTGCACTGTCAGACACCCTGATATTGGCATAATAATGCCCGATCATATCATTGTCCGAGTATACATAATTGAATGAAGAAGATGTCAAATCCGACGCTGAATAGGAGTCAACAGACCCATCAGGCCTTATGATATCAAGATGTATACCATATGGTTTATAGAGCGCAGTTATATCAGCTTTCAGCTCGACATTCTGATGGAGCCGGACATTATCAGGCGAAGCTGTAAAGCTGGTGACAGCAAGAACACTTGGATTGACATAAAGGATCCCTCCCGGATTGCTGGTAACAGGACTGAAGCTACGTACATCTCTCCCATAAAACATCAGACCATACACCTGATTTGAGGAATCAAAGAATACAGATTCATCAAAATACATCCAATCCATCACGCCAGAGTATGTCCTGTTTGAACTGTTCAGGACATACTCTGCATCATAGACATTCTGACCAGTCAGATACCTCAGCTCATCATGGAAAACCCTCTCGAGCTTCGCACCAGCACCCCAGCTGTACACTGAAGGGAGAGACATCTGCCCTGACAATATGGTATCAGATCCGGCAGAGAAAGTGACCCGCTGCACACTCACATTATCAAGATGAATCGAATTCTGACCTTCAAACTCCAGGCTTGACAGGACAGAATCTGATATTATGTTCTGCGAACCGCTGCCTGAGACAAATGACGTATCGGCAAATCCCGCATCTGAGAGAGCCACCCTAAAACCTGTTGACAAGGAGACAATATCCTCATCAAAGATGCCCGGCTTATAACCATCCATCACCAGCCTATTCCCTTCTTCAGACACGATAGTCAGCCTGTTCAGTGAGACATTTGAGAAAGAGGCCCTTGACTGGCCGCGGACAAGAGCATTCACCTTTGTCAGGGTCGTATTATGCAACACCAGATGCGTGGAGCCTGACGACAGATCCCGAGTATGCCTGCCTGATGTGAAATCCTCAAGGCTGAGGTCATAAGCATTGTCAGAGACAAATGTTGTCCTATTGAGATATGAATCCCTGAATTCAGACCATGAGCCTCCTTCTATGAACATCAGCACATTGACAGCAGAATGCTCAAATATGACCTTGGCACCCGGCTTGATGTAGACATGACCGTTAAGATCGATCACTGTATCCTTACAATACACCTCATGGTCGATCACCCAATCTGTGAGGGGATCATAGCTGCAATGGCCCACCTGGAACCATGATGAATACGCTTTCTCACCCAGTTTCCCATAATCATACGGGACAACAACCAGGCGATAATCAGTATCAAGAGACAAGAGCGTAGTATCCCATGCATAATGGATGATGCCCTGACCAGATATCGTGCCAGTGGCATTTGCAATGAACACTTCCGGACCGCCTTCTTCCTGGTAATACAATTTCAGCAGTATCTGCGAACTGTCAGGATCATAGACACTGACCTGAACATCGATGATATCACCATAGACACCGGAGACAGGACTGATGACAGCAGCACTGGGCGGTGTGCCTGAAAGATCGATAGGCAAAGTGAGCTCTGTAGAGTTAAATCCGTCAAATGCCTCGACAAAAACATCAACATCAGAGCCGGACTGATAAGTGCATGAGAATGAAGCCTGTGTGCTGTATTCTGAAAGCTGAGAAAGCGGATCATTGATGTTGCAGTCATACCTCAAATAAACAGTGTCGAGGTCATAATCCAGAACACCGGATATTGTGTAATCATAATAATATACCGACAAATCCTTTTCGGCGATGTAAGTCAGGGTGAATCCAGGCGGGCTGTTCGATATTGACTTGACAACCTCGGCTGTCTCTGATGAGAGATTGTATATGTCATAGGCTTTTGCGGAGCACTTCATCAGATCCCCTCTCTTAAAGAAGCCCTGAGATGCATTCAGCACCGGCTGAGAAGAGACAAACTGATACACGCCCTGAGAAGTGTCATATTTATACCAGCCGAACTCCCTCCTCGGGATGTCTTCAGGATTGTCATCAGGATCAGAATAGCTGAAAGAGCAGGAAAGGTCTGAATCTGACCTTGGGGATGATGGGGTTACGGCCAGCGAGACAACAGGCCTGTGATTAACTGAAAATCGGCCGTCAACAGCATCAGAGCACCTGTTGGTGGAATCACATACCTTGATGTAATAGTCAACAGATGTCTCCTGTGTCGGCAGGACAGCATAATCACAGCTTATCAGCATATTCGGAGTGTGGCCAGCAGGATATGGAGCATAACAATATTTCATATTATTGCCGCAGCCGTCGTTATAGGATATTTCCGGATCGCTGCAGACAAAGATGTAACCTGACTCATTCACATCAGGATCAGTCCAGTTGACGCTGAATGTGACCTTGCTTCCCTCGCCGACAAACAAGGGATCGGCAGAATGATTTATTATGTGAGGCGTATGGGTCTCATTCACATATGGCGGAGGCACAGAGCCAATAATCACAGAGACATTCCTGGCTGAAGATGAGTACGGGTCTGAGGCAATTATCTCACAAGTCCAATTATCACCAACATCTGTCCATGATGAGCCCAGATAAGGCTGGTCAGGATGATCAATCCAAGTCCCGTTCTGGTACCACCTGAATGCGAGTGAGTAAGTGTCACCATCAGGATCATCAATCGAGTAGATGCAGTTCAGCTGGTCATCATCACCAGGATAGGCCGGGGATATCGAACTCTGTATCACAGGAGGCCCATTCTGCACAAGAACAGAAGCTGAAGGACGGAAGACATCATCTGCAAGATCATAAATATCCTTCACCTTCACCTCACATTTTATCCTGTCATTCCTCCTGTAGTCTGAATAATCAAGCTTATCCTGCTGCACAAGGACAAAGCTGCCATGGCTGTTGGCCTGCTTGTACCAGTTTATGCTATGGGTCTCAAAAAAGTCATCTATGCCTGCATCATGGCTGATGTAAGTGTAATTGCATGTCAGGGTCTTATCAGAGGTTATCGGAGCAGGGAGGAGTGTCACATTGACAGCAGCCGGCCTGTGGTTTATTATCAGATCCCCGAACAGGATGTTTGAGCAGTACATGTCACTGTCGCATACCATCCCATAATAATCTGTGAATGTCGCAAGCTGATCCTCGATCACATAAGGCACTGACATCATGACGCCTTCACCTGATCCTGTGATGTGATGCTGGATGATCGGCTTGTCAATGCAGCCCGTAGGCTCAATGAGGCTTGAGTTGCAGATATAAAGCCAGAAGTCTGAAGAATCCGAGTCCTCGAACTCGAAATAGAACTCTATTGCCTGACCCACATTAGACGGGAGTATCTGGGTTGAGTCAGAGTACAATGAGATAAGCCTCGGGACCTCACCTGTATAGACAGCCGGTCTTATCCTGACAGGCAAGGATGAGACAGGACTGCCAGCCACTTCCCCGTCATGGGCAAAAGCAGAGCATCTCCAGTACTCGTTCTCACTTGTCCAGCCATGCGACAAAACATTGGACGATGAGTTGATGAAATGCTCAAATGTTCCTGAATTG
This window of the Candidatus Woesearchaeota archaeon genome carries:
- a CDS encoding methyltransferase domain-containing protein, with translation MKQTKNLVMTPDGRKFFTNLDQDIHTTYGVLRKEELKGAEVGDTLQSNIGKKFFFLDPGFKDHYSRMKRTAQIIHLKDAGYILATTLVGRESKVLDAGAGSGYLAVFLARYVKKVYTCDIRDDHLDTVRHNVDYMGMKNIEVIKQDVYERIRQKNLDLIVFDLPEPHRALANASKALKPGAFLVIYNPCITQVTAFLDELDKHPEFLYLKTVELIHRDWEAKGKKVRPDNKAIGHTGFLCFCRKLRK
- a CDS encoding DUF99 family protein yields the protein MKSQIRVIGIDDSPFDKGQKDKVLVIGTMFRGGDFLDGVLSCYVSVDGSDATSKIIRMIRSSKFCPQLQCIFLDGIAVAGFNVIDIQQLNKETSLPVIVVIRNKPDLVKIKKALKNLKDGEEKMKMIEGAGVIHYIGGVYCQIAGIDTKEAIQFLKVCSTRSKIPEALRISHIIGSGVTKGESSGDA
- the rsmI gene encoding 16S rRNA (cytidine(1402)-2'-O)-methyltransferase produces the protein MTLYIVSTPTGNLQDITLRALDVLRSVQLIACEDTRQTRKLLARFSISAKLEPYHDKNERHKSKHLLNLLKAGLDIALVSDSGTPLLSDPGYHIVKLAAENDIRIVPVPGASAMLSALVCSGFSLQEFSFYGFFPKKQKSQMEIIEKIKSNKVTVLYESPHRVQRTMELLKEHIPDMQIVIARELTKVHEEFIRGRIIDVCQEISQHPLKGEIVLVIS